One genomic segment of Trueperaceae bacterium includes these proteins:
- a CDS encoding DEAD/DEAH box helicase, which translates to MDVFDFRNALVGDYADYVRSFIHISDERIRATVDGALEEGHLWPQPLVQLNPAYAPGGPLDALVEDGTLLPATRDVFRVGKDPDDPVGRPLVAHRHQVEALRIAHDGHPYVVTTGTGSGKSLTYMIPIVDEVLRAGSGRGTRAIVVYPMNALANSQMGELEKFLGYGYGDEPPVTFARYTGQEGEDEKRAIVENPPDVLLTNYVMLELILTRPQEHKLVNAATNLRFLVLDELHTYRGRQGADVAMLVRRVRERLGATNLQCIGTSATMASEGTYADRQRTVAEVATRLFGVEVTADHVVGETLERVTPEIDLADAPTAEALRRDVEDVEALVRRPYEDVARSPLASWVETTFGVAREPETGRMIRAEPKRLEGPDGAAADLAAALGLEKPQVRHAVRTLLLRASEMRDASGRPLFAFRLHQFLSKGDAIYATLDAPDERHVTLDAQRFAPGRDREAVLLPLSFCRTCGHEFHTVVRTVGDDGAVTYLPRDLSGRNAGDGAEAGFLYAGRERPWPDDDEAAAPGRTP; encoded by the coding sequence ATGGACGTCTTCGACTTTCGCAACGCGCTCGTCGGCGACTACGCCGACTACGTCCGCTCCTTCATCCACATCTCCGACGAGCGCATTCGCGCGACGGTCGACGGCGCCCTCGAGGAAGGGCACTTGTGGCCGCAACCGCTCGTCCAACTGAATCCGGCGTACGCGCCGGGTGGGCCCCTCGACGCCCTCGTCGAGGACGGCACGCTTCTCCCCGCCACGCGCGACGTGTTCCGCGTCGGCAAGGACCCGGACGACCCCGTCGGTCGTCCCCTCGTCGCGCACCGGCACCAGGTCGAGGCGCTCCGCATCGCCCACGACGGGCACCCGTACGTCGTGACGACCGGCACGGGATCGGGCAAGAGCCTCACCTACATGATCCCCATCGTCGACGAGGTCCTGCGAGCCGGGTCGGGCCGCGGAACGCGCGCGATCGTCGTCTACCCCATGAACGCGCTGGCGAACAGCCAAATGGGGGAGCTTGAGAAGTTCCTCGGGTACGGCTACGGCGACGAACCCCCGGTGACCTTCGCCCGCTATACGGGTCAGGAGGGCGAGGACGAAAAGCGCGCGATCGTCGAGAACCCGCCCGACGTCCTGCTGACCAACTACGTGATGCTGGAGCTCATCCTGACGCGCCCCCAGGAGCACAAGCTCGTGAACGCCGCGACGAACCTCCGCTTCCTCGTGCTCGACGAGCTCCACACCTACCGAGGTCGTCAGGGGGCGGACGTCGCCATGCTGGTGCGCCGCGTCCGGGAGCGCCTGGGCGCGACGAACCTGCAGTGCATCGGGACGTCCGCCACCATGGCCAGCGAAGGGACCTACGCCGACCGGCAACGCACGGTGGCGGAGGTCGCCACCCGCCTGTTCGGGGTGGAGGTGACGGCGGACCACGTGGTGGGGGAAACGCTGGAGCGCGTCACGCCCGAAATCGATCTCGCGGACGCCCCGACGGCGGAAGCGCTGCGCCGCGACGTCGAGGACGTCGAGGCCCTCGTACGGCGCCCCTACGAGGACGTCGCCCGCTCCCCGTTGGCGTCGTGGGTCGAAACGACGTTCGGGGTGGCGCGCGAACCGGAGACCGGACGCATGATCCGGGCCGAACCCAAGCGGCTCGAGGGACCCGACGGCGCCGCCGCCGACCTCGCCGCCGCCCTCGGGCTGGAGAAGCCTCAGGTCCGCCACGCCGTCCGTACCCTCCTCCTGCGCGCGAGCGAGATGCGTGACGCCTCCGGTCGCCCGCTGTTCGCCTTTCGGCTGCACCAGTTCCTCTCGAAGGGCGACGCGATATACGCGACCCTCGACGCGCCCGACGAACGACACGTCACCCTCGACGCGCAACGGTTCGCCCCCGGCCGCGACCGTGAGGCGGTGCTGTTGCCGCTCTCGTTCTGCCGCACGTGCGGGCACGAGTTCCACACGGTCGTGCGCACCGTCGGCGACGACGGAGCCGTGACCTACCTCCCGCGCGACCTGTCCGGCCGCAACGCCGGCGACGGGGCCGAGGCGGGCTTCCTGTACGCCGGCCGGGAGCGCCCCTGGCCGGACGACGACGAGGCGGCGGCCCCGGGGCGCACGCCGTGA